ATAAGCCCCCCAAACACCATCAATAAAGCGTGCTGTTTTTGATGCCGCCATATGGCACGATGATGTGCCACCAATCAGTGCTAAGCGCTTATTAAAGTCAGCCGTTTCGCCCGCCATACCTGCCGCACCTAAGACGCCAATACCACCAGCATGGGCATCGATAATCGAGGTACCAACAGGCGTACCACGCATTAAGCCTAAATCATTAGCAGCATGTGCCGTCAGGCCTTCCCCAACAGGCGCGCCCATAGGCTTAATCACATTACCAATGGCTTTTGCATCATCAGCCAATAAATCTTCTAACCCAATACGTTCAAAGAAGTGTGCATCCCACTTATTCTCATGACCAAGGTATGTCCATTTACATACGGTAGAGCAAAGTGAGCGACTATCATCAAACGTTGCTTTCCAAGTAAGGAAATCAGGCAAGTCGAAAAAGTACTTCGCTTGAGACCAAGTATTTGGCATGTTTTGCTTTAACCAAAGCAACTTAGGCGTTTGCATTTCAGGAGAAATTCGGTTGCCAACATAAGCCAATACTGGGTGCTCAGTGGCGTTAATCCGTTCAGCCTGCGCTATTGCACGGTGATCCATCCACATAATAATATTTTGTTCACTACGGCCTGTTGGACTCACTGTGAGTGGTAGACCTTTTTTATCAAGCACAACCAGTGAACAAGTTGCATCAAAGCCAATACCTTTGACTTGGACGGGGTCAATATTCGCTTTAGAGACAGCATCTTTTACTGCCATACACACACTTTGCCAAATGTTCTCTGACGATTGCTCAACAAAATCTGCCCGTGGTTTAAACATTTGGGTATCACGCTTAGCTTCACCGACTTTTCGACCAGAGGCATCGAAAACACCAGCTCTAGCGCTACCACTACCAACATCAACGCCAATAAAATAAATACTCATCTTGCTCTCTCCACTAAGCTTTACGTTTCTGTAGGGTAATGAATAGAATTAAAATGCCACCCCAAAGAGCCATCGTTAGATAACTGCTCACACCGAGTAAGTTCAACCCGCTTTCTAACGTCTGTAATACAACCAATGCCAACCCAATGCCGATGATTCGACCAAAACCACCGTCTGGATTAATCCCGCCAAGTACCGAGGCTAAAATGGCGATTAATAAGTAAGACTCACCATAGCCTGCTTTGGCAGAGTTGAATTTTGCCATCATAATAAGAGCTGCAACCCAGCAAAGAATCGATGAAATAGCATAGACATACAGCACTGCCTTTTGGGTGTTAATGCCAGAGAAACGCGTTGCTTTCTCGTTTGACCCCATCAAATAAATAGTGCGACCTAGACTGGTATGTTCAAGTAACCCCCACAAACCTATTGCGAAAAAGGCAAAGAGGAACAATGGCATAGGAATACCCATTATCGAACCATTGCCGATCACCAATAATGCATCAGGGAAACCTGACATCACACTACCGCCAGAAATCAATACATTCAGGCCATTGATCAGTGTCATCATGCCAAGGGTTGCCAGTATGGGTGAAACCCCGACATAAGCAATCAAAGCACCATTGAGTAAGCCAATAACAATCGCAGTCACCAAACCAGCCACCAAAGCCAGCAGCAGTACCATGGTATTATCGGGTGCCATGGTGATAATACTCGCCATCACTAAGCTGCAGGCATTGGTTGTAGCAATAATAGAAAGATTAATACCCCCCGTTAACATACACACAGCCATAGCAAGCGCTAACATTCCTAGCAATGGCATTTGCGATGACATCGATTGTAAATTGGCAATCGAGAAGAAGGTATCACCACTTGCTACTGCCATAATGGCAATAATACTCACGAGGATAACTAACAAATAACGGATATTTCTGTCCGTCGGTAGCTTTAATGCGTTCAATACCTGATCCATTATGCCCCCTGTAATGCTTGTTTCTTTTCATTCAGCGCAGTCATACTGATACTGAATACAATAATGAGACCGGTAACAACCGCATGCCAATAAGAAGGCACACCAAGTAAAGTGAGGCCATTTTTCATGATTGCCAGTAACGCCACCCCGAGCACCACGCCCATCAATGTTCCTTTACCGCCTGTCATGCTTGTTCCGCCTAATACCACAGCAGCAAGTACCGTCAGCTCAAACCCCATTAATGAGTTTGGCGCCACAGATTGAGTGATTTGGGTTTGAACCACAGAAGCGATCCCCGCAAGAGCGCCCATATAGCCGTAAACAAATAAGTTGATGCCAAATAAGTTCACACCGATGCGACTTGCAGCATCCGCATTACCGCCCATCGCATAGATCTGACGCCCAAGACGTGTTTTAGACATTAAGAATGACGTAAATAAAACCACGGCAACCAAGGTTATAATTGGCAGTGAGAGCCCATAGTCGTAGCCATCGCTACCAACAAACGTAAACCACTCTACCCCATCCATAAACCAATCAGGGAAACCGTATAACCAAGCGCCATCACTAAAGTAAATCAACAAACCAAAGAACAAATTCAGCGTTGAAATTGTAATGATAATCGCTGGTACTTTGAGTTTGTACACCAGCACTGCATTTATAAGACCAAGTAACATACCGACAACAGCGGCTATCAGAAAAGCAATAAAGAAATTGCCCCCCACAGATAGCACATAGGTCGCCATCACGTACTGAGCAATCGCAGCAGTTGCTGGAAATGAAATATCAATCCCACCCGCGATAAGCACCACAAACAACCCACAAGCCATGATGCCTAAAATGGCTGAACTTACCGACATATCAAAGATATTGCCTAAGGTCAGAAAATCTTCTGAGCTAACAGCCAACCCAACAACCATCAACGCAATCAGCGCGGCCAGATAAAACTCATGACGCTTGATTAATGCAGTCCAATTTAAGTGAATACGATCACGCATTGACGGCCTCCATGATCTCTTTTTCTGATGATGTCGTAGAGTGGAAATCATGGGAGAAGCGCCCATCTTTCATCACAATGACACGATGACTGTTGTAAAACACCTCGGGGATTTCATCACTCACCATAATGATGGCCATGCCTTTTAGTGCGAGATCTTTGGCTATTTGGTAAATGCTTTCTTTATTGGCAATATCTACGCCGACAGTCGGTGAATCGAGAATTAACACCTCAGGCTCTGCAGCAATCCATTTCGCAATAGAAATGCGCTGCGCGTTACCACCCGACAAACTGGTCACAGGTAACAGAGGATCTGCCACTTTTATTGATAGCGAAGAAATTAACTGGCTAACTAAACGCGTTGCCTTGATATGGTCGAGGAAGCCATTTTGTTTTCTTAATCGCGGTAAAACCGTCGCTGTTGTGTTGTCTTGGATCGATTGCTCCATGACTAAGCCTGTGCTCATTCGGTCTTCAGACACATAACCAATACCGTGATCAATTGCTTCTCTATTCGAGCTAAACGTCACAGGTTTACCATTCACTTTTATTTGACCGCTATCAGGCTTGGTCATACCAAATAGCGCGAGACATAATTCAGTACGACCAGAACCAAGCAACCCTGTTATTGACACGATTTCACCAGCACGTACTTGTAGATTAATGTCATCAAACTGACCTTTTTTAGTCAGGTTGTTCACTTCTAATTTCACGTCACCCTGTTGTGTGTACTCACCCAAGGGCGAAAATTCGAAACGCTGCCCTGTCATCAAGAAAGCCAGCTCATCACTGTCCATTTCTTCTGCTGGGTAAGTGCCTATGGTTTTACCATCACGAATAACCGTTATACGGTCAGAAATTTCCATTACCTCATCTAACTTGTGGCTAACAAACACCACAGTGATGCCTTTTGACTTAAGATCTGCAACAACACTAATTAAGTTATTCACTTCAGTACGGGTTAACGATGCTGTCGGCTCATCCATGATCACCAACTTGGCATCAGAGGCCATGGCGCGACAAATAGCAACCAACTGACACTCAGCAATCGACAGCTGCTCTACACGCTTGGTTAACGGTAGCGAGACGCCCACTTTATCCATCGCAGTTTGGGCAATAGTATTTAGACGAGATTGCTTAACCAAACCTTTGGTCCAAGCCATATGATCTTGTACCGCAATATTTTCAGCGACAGTCAGGTTGGGAAATAGCGATAAGTCTTGGTAAATAACTTGGATACCATGCTCTATGGATTGTTGCGGATTTAGCTTAGAGTAGCTTTTACCATCCAAGATGATCTCAGCCCCTTTTTCAGGAGCATGAACCCCAGAGATAACTTTAAATAATGTGCTTTTTCCGCAACCGTTCTTTCCTGCAAGACAATGCACTTCGCCTTTATTAAAGGTTAAGTTGATGCCATCAAGGGCCTTAACGGAACCAAAATGTTTGGATACACGCTTTAAGGTAATAAATGCTTCATTTGACATGATGGATTTCCAGCTAAAGGGCAGCATTGCACTGCCCTGTATAGGTTTACAGATAGAGCGATTAAAAGCCTAATTCACGTGCGTTTGACTTATCTACTTCAAGGATTTTGTTAAACTTGATCACGCGATTTTCTTTATCGATTTCTGCCACACCAAGATTGTCGACAGTCACACCATCAGCCACTTTCTTCCCGTCCAACATTTGCTTAGCAACAGCAACCATGGCGTAGCCCGCATCCGCTGGATTCCATAAGAAGCCTTTATCAATTTCACCGCGCATCAAATACGGTGCAGCCTGACTTGGCATCATGATGCCAACCGTGGTCATTTTATTCTTAGCGCGTTTCTTCTTAATGGCCTCACCCGCACCAATAGCACCGAGTGAACCGTAAGAAACGATACCTGCCATATCTGGGTGTGCTTTCATCAGATCATTGGTCGCCGCGTATGATGCATCAATGCTTTCTGCAACCGGCATACGGCTCGTCACTTCATACATATCTGGGTAGGCCGCTTTTTGATAATCAATGGCCAAGTTCGCCCAGTTATTGTGTAGCGGTACCGTTAAGGAGCCAACGTAAACCGCGTATCCACCTTTCTTGCCCATATTCTTAGCAAGCTCATCCATGGTTGCTTTGGCATAGGCCTGATTATCAATTGTTTCAATATCCCAGTCTGCACTGTGGCCATCTGGTGATTCGTGAGTAAGGACAATGATCCCTTTATCACGCGCTTTCTTAAATACAGGCTCTAAAACTGTCACATCGTTAGGTACAACTGTGATTGCATCTACCCCTTTGGCAATCAGATCTTCAATGATCTTAACCTGCTGAGCAGGATCTGGGGTTGATGGGCCAAGTTGACGCGCATTCACGCCAAAATCAACAGCTGCTTGATCGATACCTTTGTTCATTTGGTTGAACCATGGGATACCAGACACCTTCACGACGTTCACAATTTCATAGTCTTTTGCCTGAACGCCTGCCGTAGCTAAAGCAAGTGTAAGGGCTGCAACATTGAACAAAACCTTTTTCATCGTTATCAATCCTTTCTTTTATTATGTGTGTAGAGCATTGGAGATTCGATGAGGTGAATATAGGGGATTAAGCAAGCACAAACTGGAACAGGTCGGGAATGTGTGATGAATGCACATTAGTGTAGCATCACAGATACCACACAGTTATCAGACTGTTAAAATGTAAGTGCGACGTAATTTAAACCAACTAAATAAAGAGCAAAACAACATATTAAGATCGAACCGTTCACATAAAATTAACATTTCAAGCTTTAATATTTATCGAAAACATTTGAGACATGTGTAATCTAGCTTGCTATTAATAATAAAGTTCTCAATTATGATTTAAGTCTGATTTTTCCATCGGTATTACATTTCATCTCAAATAAACGTGAAGCTCCCCCGATAAACATCGAGGGAGCTTCAGGAGTTAGACAAACAGATAGGATGTTACCTGTACTTTTATTACATAAGTACAGATAGAAAGAAGGTTGCTGCTAAATTGCCGTTAGTTGCGGCTCGTTCACTTGTGATTGCTGCATTTTACGCATCTGCGTTAAATACTTAATCCAGCTTTTTGACGCAGGACTCTCTTCAATGTTGTTGGCGCGTTTAGCGTGAATAAGTGCTTGTTCGAACGATTCCAGTTTGTAGTAAGCACGTACGCGCGCGAGTTCTACATCTGATTTTCGCCCTGACACTTTATCCAACTCTTTTAAGGCAATTTTGTGCTGCCCTTCTTGCAAGAGTAATTGTGCTAATGCCCAACGGTGCTTATTGTTTTTCGCCGCCGCTAAACGCCAATAGTGAATAGATGTATCCCACTCTTTGGCCATTTGCCAGTAAGAAGCTTGATCAGCCAATAATTGTGGATCCGTCTTAGCGTTATCTAAAGTTGCTAGTGTCTTAGCAGCACGTTCTGGAATACCCTGCTGGGCATAAAGCTGCGCAAGCGTTCGCAAATCTTGTTGGCTTAAAACGACACCTTGACGATCAGCAAGTGCTAAAGTGGCCAATGCATCTTTTGATCGCCCTAAACGTAGTTGAATCCCCGCGGTTTGTTGCCACCAAACTAGCTTGTTCGGCTCTAAAAGGATCAGACGTTGTAAGGTTGGCAGCGATGATTTCCATTGTTGCAGTTGAAGTTGTGCCCCTAATTTAATGGTTAATGGTTGCACTTCATCTTTGCGATGTAGGTTTTCATAACGCTTCATTGCCGACAGCACAGGCTTCCACTCTTCTACCTGATAATGCGACTGGGCAATGCGCAGCCAAAGCTCATCAGCTTTTTGATTCTCAGGGATAGCCTTGGTTAACGCGTAATAATGCGGTAACGCTTGTTTAAATTCTTCATTCGATAACAAGATATCCGCAAGCATACGTTGGGTGATCCACGCTTGCTCATCTTGCAACAGACCACTGTCGACAGCTTTTTTTAAATTACTAATCGCTAACTTGGTATTTCCCTGCTGCCAATAAAAGACACCAAGCATGCGCTGGACAAAGGCTTTGTCATAAGCTTTTGACGGCGTTAAAGCCGCTAATAACTCAATCGCCTCTGCTACTTTTTCGTCCTGCTGCAACTGATGCGCACGCTGAACCTTGCCCGCCGTATATTGCGAAAGCTGTTCACCTGCGACGGCGATATTGCTACTTAAAGCGAGACCAAGTGCTACGCCTAAAGGTAGCACTAGGGTTTTGGTGAATGTCTTGATCATTTGCTTAATTTGAACTCCAGTCTTACCGTTTGTCCAACTTGCGCAATCGCCTTACCATCAACAACCTTAGGCTGGTACTTCCATTTACGCAGTGCTCGAATCGCTTCTTTTTCAAATAAGCGACGTGGTTTTGCATCTAATATAGCGACATCCGTTGGCCTACCCTGCGGATCAATCGTAAACGACATCACCACAAAGCCCTCAGCACCTTGCTTTAGTGCACGTGCAGGATAACGAGGCTCAACTCGATAGAGAGGCATTGCTTGTTGGTTCGCACCAAAATCCGAAAATTCAGGCATGCTAATCGCGACACCTGTCGCAGCGACATCTAATGCTAAGGTCGGAGTGTTCGGCATAGAGGTAGCAACAGCTTGTACTTTCGCCATAGGTTTCGCTTCTGGCGGTGGCTCAGGAGTATCAGGCTTTTCTGGTACGGCACGTTGACGACGCTGAGCATCACGCTCTTGCTCTACCATCACCATATCAAACGCCAATACTTCATCAGACTCTGGTTTACCACGGTGGCCGTTATCGACCATCCATGCCATAAAAGTAAATAAACCAAAAGTCACCACAATCGCTAGAGGCAAAGCGATCAATAATCGACGCATTAGCTCTTCTCCGCAGCCAATGCAATGCTCTTAACGCCCGCACCTTTTGCCGCATCCATCACTTTAACGACGGTGCCGTTATAAGCGTGTTCATCAGCTTGAATCACTAATGAGGCTTCCGGTTGTTCAAGCAACAAATGTTCTAACGTTGCTTGCACACGCTCTACATCAATAACACGCTTATCAATATAAATATCGTTGGCTGAAGTAATCGCAACGAAGATACCTGCATCTTTTTTGCTCACAACATTACTCGCTTGTGGGCGATTCACTTCAACACCTGATTCGCGCACAAAAGAACTCGTCACAATAAAGAAAATCAACATGATGAATACAATATCCAGCATCGAAGTCATATCGATTTGCGCTTCTTCACGTGCGGAAGATGGACGACTAAGTCTCATCATCGGCTCCTTAATAATTTTTCTAATTTTTGCTCACGCCATAAGCACGCTTTGGCTAAACGTGCGTGAACAAACATGCCCGCTAACGCAGCGACCATGCCCGCCATCGTCGGTAAGGTCGCTAAAGAAATACCTGATGCCATTAACCGTGGCTGGCTACTGCCTTGCGTTGCCATCACATCAAATACCGAGATCATACCTGTTACGGTGCCAAGTAAGCCCAACATAGGGCAGATAGCCACTAACACTTTTATCAAATTTAGATTCTGGTTAAGGGCAATACGCGCTTCGCTTAGCCAACCATCACGGATAGCATGCGCATACCAAGATGTTTGATCGTCGCGTTGATGCCATTGCGCTAACCACTGCTTTTTCTGAGCAGGATACGTCACAAATAAATACAAGACGCGTTCAATCACCAACAACCAGCACAGAACAACCACGGCGGCCAACCACCATAAAATAAGGCCGCCTTGGTCCATGAAATGTGATAGTGACAACCACCAGGCTTCGAAAACCGTTGAATGCAAGGCTTCTGAAAGACTGAATCCCATTAGGCTGCTTTTCCTACTTTCTCGGCTTGTTCAGCAACGAGGCTGATGCCTTGTTTTTCCAAGATATTACGGATGTTCTCAGCTTGTGTGCTTAACACGTTATGCGCTAACAATAGTGGCATTGCAGAGATCAAACCCAGAACCGTTGTTACCAAGGCCGTTGAAATACCACCAGCCATCACTTTCGGGTCACCGTTACCAAACTGAGTAATCACTTGGAAGGTTTCGATCATGCCGGTTACTGTCCCCAACAAGCCAAGCATAGGTGCTAATGCCGCTAATAGTTTCAGCATGGATAAGCCTTTCTCTAGGCTTTGCTGCTCATCAACGATGGTCTCAAGTAAGCGTAATTCAAGCGCTTCAACACTTCGATTTTGCTCTTTATCGTAAACAGACAAGACACGACCCAGTGGGTTATTGCCCGGTTGTTCTGGATTTTTCAACTGCGCCCGGATCTGTTGGCGAGTGATCATCAATTTACCGCCACGGAACAGAGCAATCACAGCACCAATCGCTAACAAGCCAAGAATGATCTTACCGACGACACCACCGTGCGCGAGACGATCTTTCAGATCGGGTTCATTGGCCAGTTGCGCCAACATCATGCCGCGTGATGGATCAACCACAACCGACTGCACTTGATTTGCTTGAGTAAAATCAGCAAATACAGGCCCATTATCT
The nucleotide sequence above comes from Photobacterium swingsii. Encoded proteins:
- a CDS encoding FGGY-family carbohydrate kinase, whose protein sequence is MSIYFIGVDVGSGSARAGVFDASGRKVGEAKRDTQMFKPRADFVEQSSENIWQSVCMAVKDAVSKANIDPVQVKGIGFDATCSLVVLDKKGLPLTVSPTGRSEQNIIMWMDHRAIAQAERINATEHPVLAYVGNRISPEMQTPKLLWLKQNMPNTWSQAKYFFDLPDFLTWKATFDDSRSLCSTVCKWTYLGHENKWDAHFFERIGLEDLLADDAKAIGNVIKPMGAPVGEGLTAHAANDLGLMRGTPVGTSIIDAHAGGIGVLGAAGMAGETADFNKRLALIGGTSSCHMAASKTARFIDGVWGAYYGAMIPDHWLNEGGQSATGALIDHVITSHPLYESMKVQAREEGTTVYQLLNDHLLKLAGTKENIAFLTKDIHVLPYFHGNRSPRANPNLTGTMTGLKMSKTIDDMALAYLATIQAIALGTRHIIEVMNQAGYEIDTIMGCGGGTKNTIFIQEHANATGCVMVLPEESEAVLLGSAMLGSVASGFYSDIPNAMNAMSRIGRAVTPQTDRIKRFYDMKYQVFHQMYEDDMKYKQLMSEF
- a CDS encoding ABC transporter permease; translation: MDQVLNALKLPTDRNIRYLLVILVSIIAIMAVASGDTFFSIANLQSMSSQMPLLGMLALAMAVCMLTGGINLSIIATTNACSLVMASIITMAPDNTMVLLLALVAGLVTAIVIGLLNGALIAYVGVSPILATLGMMTLINGLNVLISGGSVMSGFPDALLVIGNGSIMGIPMPLFLFAFFAIGLWGLLEHTSLGRTIYLMGSNEKATRFSGINTQKAVLYVYAISSILCWVAALIMMAKFNSAKAGYGESYLLIAILASVLGGINPDGGFGRIIGIGLALVVLQTLESGLNLLGVSSYLTMALWGGILILFITLQKRKA
- a CDS encoding ABC transporter permease, translating into MRDRIHLNWTALIKRHEFYLAALIALMVVGLAVSSEDFLTLGNIFDMSVSSAILGIMACGLFVVLIAGGIDISFPATAAIAQYVMATYVLSVGGNFFIAFLIAAVVGMLLGLINAVLVYKLKVPAIIITISTLNLFFGLLIYFSDGAWLYGFPDWFMDGVEWFTFVGSDGYDYGLSLPIITLVAVVLFTSFLMSKTRLGRQIYAMGGNADAASRIGVNLFGINLFVYGYMGALAGIASVVQTQITQSVAPNSLMGFELTVLAAVVLGGTSMTGGKGTLMGVVLGVALLAIMKNGLTLLGVPSYWHAVVTGLIIVFSISMTALNEKKQALQGA
- a CDS encoding sugar ABC transporter ATP-binding protein; protein product: MSNEAFITLKRVSKHFGSVKALDGINLTFNKGEVHCLAGKNGCGKSTLFKVISGVHAPEKGAEIILDGKSYSKLNPQQSIEHGIQVIYQDLSLFPNLTVAENIAVQDHMAWTKGLVKQSRLNTIAQTAMDKVGVSLPLTKRVEQLSIAECQLVAICRAMASDAKLVIMDEPTASLTRTEVNNLISVVADLKSKGITVVFVSHKLDEVMEISDRITVIRDGKTIGTYPAEEMDSDELAFLMTGQRFEFSPLGEYTQQGDVKLEVNNLTKKGQFDDINLQVRAGEIVSITGLLGSGRTELCLALFGMTKPDSGQIKVNGKPVTFSSNREAIDHGIGYVSEDRMSTGLVMEQSIQDNTTATVLPRLRKQNGFLDHIKATRLVSQLISSLSIKVADPLLPVTSLSGGNAQRISIAKWIAAEPEVLILDSPTVGVDIANKESIYQIAKDLALKGMAIIMVSDEIPEVFYNSHRVIVMKDGRFSHDFHSTTSSEKEIMEAVNA
- a CDS encoding autoinducer 2 ABC transporter substrate-binding protein encodes the protein MKKVLFNVAALTLALATAGVQAKDYEIVNVVKVSGIPWFNQMNKGIDQAAVDFGVNARQLGPSTPDPAQQVKIIEDLIAKGVDAITVVPNDVTVLEPVFKKARDKGIIVLTHESPDGHSADWDIETIDNQAYAKATMDELAKNMGKKGGYAVYVGSLTVPLHNNWANLAIDYQKAAYPDMYEVTSRMPVAESIDASYAATNDLMKAHPDMAGIVSYGSLGAIGAGEAIKKKRAKNKMTTVGIMMPSQAAPYLMRGEIDKGFLWNPADAGYAMVAVAKQMLDGKKVADGVTVDNLGVAEIDKENRVIKFNKILEVDKSNARELGF
- a CDS encoding tetratricopeptide repeat protein, coding for MIKTFTKTLVLPLGVALGLALSSNIAVAGEQLSQYTAGKVQRAHQLQQDEKVAEAIELLAALTPSKAYDKAFVQRMLGVFYWQQGNTKLAISNLKKAVDSGLLQDEQAWITQRMLADILLSNEEFKQALPHYYALTKAIPENQKADELWLRIAQSHYQVEEWKPVLSAMKRYENLHRKDEVQPLTIKLGAQLQLQQWKSSLPTLQRLILLEPNKLVWWQQTAGIQLRLGRSKDALATLALADRQGVVLSQQDLRTLAQLYAQQGIPERAAKTLATLDNAKTDPQLLADQASYWQMAKEWDTSIHYWRLAAAKNNKHRWALAQLLLQEGQHKIALKELDKVSGRKSDVELARVRAYYKLESFEQALIHAKRANNIEESPASKSWIKYLTQMRKMQQSQVNEPQLTAI
- a CDS encoding energy transducer TonB, producing the protein MRRLLIALPLAIVVTFGLFTFMAWMVDNGHRGKPESDEVLAFDMVMVEQERDAQRRQRAVPEKPDTPEPPPEAKPMAKVQAVATSMPNTPTLALDVAATGVAISMPEFSDFGANQQAMPLYRVEPRYPARALKQGAEGFVVMSFTIDPQGRPTDVAILDAKPRRLFEKEAIRALRKWKYQPKVVDGKAIAQVGQTVRLEFKLSK
- a CDS encoding ExbD/TolR family protein → MRLSRPSSAREEAQIDMTSMLDIVFIMLIFFIVTSSFVRESGVEVNRPQASNVVSKKDAGIFVAITSANDIYIDKRVIDVERVQATLEHLLLEQPEASLVIQADEHAYNGTVVKVMDAAKGAGVKSIALAAEKS
- a CDS encoding MotA/TolQ/ExbB proton channel family protein is translated as MGFSLSEALHSTVFEAWWLSLSHFMDQGGLILWWLAAVVVLCWLLVIERVLYLFVTYPAQKKQWLAQWHQRDDQTSWYAHAIRDGWLSEARIALNQNLNLIKVLVAICPMLGLLGTVTGMISVFDVMATQGSSQPRLMASGISLATLPTMAGMVAALAGMFVHARLAKACLWREQKLEKLLRSR
- a CDS encoding MotA/TolQ/ExbB proton channel family protein, whose product is MKIKALVAALCLFSLPLTATANTELLQSTQQEQKVQRSHDQARESGFKRTEQSIKAQRNALIAKRNQLQQETEQLSDTFSDNENKLAILEEQLRLETGSLGELFGVVRQAAKDLKSELGASVTAADRHQYNQVISDIVDAKALPSLPQLTGLWLSMEEQIKASGELADVNVPYINGEGHKSSVHAYRLGSLGVIADHGYIDWDGAKNTAKPYLKQPDNGPVFADFTQANQVQSVVVDPSRGMMLAQLANEPDLKDRLAHGGVVGKIILGLLAIGAVIALFRGGKLMITRQQIRAQLKNPEQPGNNPLGRVLSVYDKEQNRSVEALELRLLETIVDEQQSLEKGLSMLKLLAALAPMLGLLGTVTGMIETFQVITQFGNGDPKVMAGGISTALVTTVLGLISAMPLLLAHNVLSTQAENIRNILEKQGISLVAEQAEKVGKAA